AGAACGATGCAATCTGGAATGCACCACCCGCGACTGCTGCAAGAGGCAGTCAGCTAAACAGCCCATTTGAAACTGATCGTGTGTCTATCTAATTCTAAGCCAATTAAAGCGCACCCCTTACAAAAATGGCCTTTTGACTTCCAAAGCCATCGAAACCGCCTAAACGCGACGCTTCAGTAAAGCGGCTTATGTTATAACCGCGTTAACTTGCTTCGCAGCGACGGCTCCGGAGCAACACATCCAAACGTTGCGGCTGTAGGGGGCGATGACTAATTTCGAATTTATGAGTAACTACATTAAGGGAGGAGAAAGGTTTTAATTCGGAATGGAAGAGAAGCGTCCCTCCAAAGAGCCCTTCCATCCAAGCAGGCACGTTTCAGTCGGAATGAACCCCCTAAGTGCAAAAGAGGGCGAGGGGAGCTTTACACCCAAAGGAAGGCGCACTGGGCTGAGGTCTTGAGACGACGAAAAGCATTCGCCACCGcccgaagcagcagcagcagcggcaggcaGGCCTTGGACGGGGGAAAGCTGTGCTAAAGCCGCGCGTGACCTCCCACAGCACTAAGTCCGCCCCCCGCAGCCTCACCTGCCTTCCGGAGCGCCGGCTTCAGCACCGCATCCCCGCGGCCGCCCATGAGCTCCAGCCTCCTCGCGCCCCCGCCTACCTGTCCATCTGCCCATTCCCACCTCTCAACGAACGGAGACGCTTTCGGCGCCGCCTACGCTCTCGGGGGGTGGGCGCCGCGTCCGCCCACAGTCCCCCCACGCACGCgcgcagcagccgccgccggcAGGTTCCAGCCAATCCCAGGGCGAGCCGAGACACAAGCGCGCGGGTGGGCGGGAGCTAGGCGGCTTAAACTGCGGCCGCCTCTTCCGGTTTGCTGGAGAGGCGAGACCTTGGTTTATTTTTCCGCCTCCGAGGGGATGCTGTCGGTTGTGTGAAACGTAAGAGAGTGTCCACCCGCTTCCCCTTGTTTGTCGTGTTCGCCGCCAGCACTTTCACTCGGCCAGAGCAGCTGTGCGGCCTCCTCCTTGCGCCCCtcaattttcctcctcctcctccagcctcgcGTAGCCTCTTGTTGATGTGATGCCTGGTGACCAATGCTGAAATGTGCGGATGGGTTAAGGCAGCTTTGCCCCCCCACCTGATTCTAAACCTGAGAACCATGAATGAtacctccccccccttctttcttgaaaatattactttttacttACGTTTACTCAGTACGTAGAGTGAGACTGTtaaatctcaaggttgtgggtttgagccccatgttgggcaaaagattctagcactgcatggggttggactagatgaccctcatgctcccttcccaactcaacaattctgtgattctatgttgaGTGCTAGTACGTGTTTAAATATTGGTATGCATTCAGAATTGTGTTAATGTGTATTGTTACCCACTTGTTTTACTAGTTGTAGGGTGATTAAGAGTGTGATTCTGTGCGTGCAAAATATTTAACTGGTTTCAATGAGGCTTCCTTCCAGAATTCCTTGGTAGGACTGAAGCCTTAAAACTTCAGTAAAATTTCTTCTCCTATAAACTGTGTCTCACATATATTTTCACTCCTTTTTCATTTATCGGTTTCTTTAGGAGTCTGAAAATCTTTTGTGAAGATGGTGAATGTTTTGAAAGGAATACTTATAGAATGGTAAGTAGCTCATTCATTATATGTGggtctgcctctgaagatggttcagaaacttcagctggtgcagaattcagcagccaggttgtttgctggggcaagatggtttgagcatataataccAATTCTGACCCAACTGCACTAactgccaatcagtttctgggcccaattcaaagtgctggcttttacctataaagccttaaatggcttaggactgcaatacctcaagaaccaccTCTCCCCCTATGAATCAACCAGGACCATGTGATCGTCATCTTCGGCCCTTCTTTGGGTGCCTCTTCTATGAGAGGTCCaaaggatggcaacatgagaacagggattttctgtggtggctccttgtctgtggaatgccctcaatCAGGGAGGTTCCTCTAGccctttcattatatatatttatgtgccaggcaaaaactttccttcaTAACCTGGCCCTTGTTCTTTAACTATCTGGCCTTTTTAAGTGAGCAGGATGTTTTAAGTGTATTTcattttcctcttggttttaatgtatttattggcAGGAGGGGTTGTCTGTctggttgtaagctgctttgggttgccctggctAAGGTAAAGCAGCggacaaattttataaataataataaatgaaatgacaTAAGTGAAACTGGAAACTGGTTATTATAATTCCTGAATGAAATCATTAGCATGGAGTATGAATAAAAGTAGGAAACTAAAAAaagtggtataaaggtaaagggacccctgaccattaggtccagttgtgtccaactctggggttgcggcgctcatcttgcgttactggccgagggagctagcgtacagcttctgggtcatggctagcatgactaagctgcttctggtgaaccagagcagcgcacagaaacgccaaataccttcccgctggagcagtacctatttatctacttgcactttgacatgctttggaactgctatgtgggcaggagctgggactgagcaatgggagctcaccccgtcgcggggatttgaaccgccgactttctgatcagcaagccctaggctctgtgatttaacccacagcgccacccgcgttcctttCCTAAATCCAAGACTCTTGAGATACAGAATAAATACCTTTCTTCAAATTGTTGTACCACCCTGCAATATGTTAtgctttaatttttgtgtgttataccacatttctttccccctctagTTAAAACATATTGTTGCTTGTAATACAACTATCATGCCTACTACCATAGCCATATGATAAATACAACTACCATAGCCCTATGATTGTGTTCCCTGTCCAGCTCAACCTATTTGAAGGCCGGATTTTTACACTATAAACAGCTTGACTGAATTTTAGTTGTATTTTGATCGGTTAAGCTCAAAGAGCTGCTCAGACTCCTGGCTTTCAATAGGAGTCTTAACTGCAGTACTACCAATTTCTTTTTCTGAAGCTCACCAGCTATGTAATAACTTTAGAGCACTCTGGGGATTTCAGTAATGCTTCCGAAGACCATCCAGTTTCCATGACTACAGAGGTAAGTAACAAACCAGTCCTGAAAACATACTCCTGAGCTGCCTTATAGTTCAGTTATTCCAAAGGTTTGTAAATTTAATTCAGTTAAAGTATCATGTGATGTGACCATTTTATTTGTGGCTCCACAGTGACCCAGCCATGAAGCAGTTTCTGCTGTACTTGGATGAATCAAATGCCCTGGGGAAGAAGTTCATCATACAAGACTTGGATGAAACACATGTCTTTGTGTTAGCTGAAATGGTTTACTTCCTGCAGGAGAAAGTGGGAGAGTTAATGGACCAAAACTCTTTTCCCATTACACAAAAATAGAAAATGGGACTGGAATTGTCTGTGTCAAACTACAATCAATAAATGTGGAACTGAAACTTTATGTGTAGATTTTCCTGGTAATAGATTTGGTGGGGATTCAATAGCAATAGCAACTAAACTATTTAATTAGATTGTATGTTCAAGAATTCTCTTTGATTTTCTCACTGTGGTAGTTACAGACTATGAAGAATAGTTTTTTGATAGCCAGTAAAGTGTCTGCCACTGCAAGTGATTTTAGAGTTTGCTTGTTTGAACTTTAGGCTATGCTTTAttgagggtgggggaaatcaGTGTTCATATTGTTTATTCTTTCTAACTTTCCTTTTATAGGGAAGATAACCTTAAAGCACATACTGGTATGCCTTCTGTTTTTAATGGATTGTGCAACTTTTTCACACAACCAAAGGAGACTGCCAAATTTCATGTGATGGATcttgaaaaatacaaaaataaaatgaatcccTCATAACATTGAATAAATTTCAACAGGTTTATAGCTCTGTCTTAACATTTTTAGAGAACTATATCTCACTAAGTTCCATCAGGTTTATGCCTTAAGGGCATAGgattgtgtataggattgcagtattaggcacacttacctaggagtaagcccaggtgaattcagtaggatttacccggtacttctgagtagagatgggacgcgggtggtgctgtgggttaaaccacagagcctagggcttgctgatcacaaggtcggtggttcgaatcctcacgacagggtgagctcccgttgctcggtcccagctcctgcccgcctagcagttcgaaagcacgtcaaagtgcaagtagataaataggtaccactccggcgggaacgtaaacggcgtttccgtgcactgctctggtttgccagaagtggctttgtcatgctggccacatgacccggaagctgtacgccggctcccttggccattaacgcgagatgagcaccgcaaccccagagtcgtttttgactggacctaatggtcaggggtccctttacctttacttttagagatggttaggattgcactgttggaaagtgttcttgtgcttggtttggtcaggtttttattttttagcatttCCAGTAATTTTCTTCTTTTGATTTATAGGGTTCATTATGAACCCTACTGAAAAAGGTTTGAAacttttattaaagcttttacaATATTGTATAAAAATAGAGTGCAATAAAGATTTTATAGCTAATTATGTAATCTAAAAAACAGGAAGGAATTAAACTTTTGGGCTCTGAGAAGGTTAGTATGCATTTCTTGCACCTGCTTTTACCGATGCAGATGTTTTCCCATTAATTTAAAAGCATGTCACTTGCTAAGTGGCTATTATGGTGATGCAATACAGTTACCAATTATAACACACAAGTCACTTTTAATGCCTTTGGATTCATAATATTTAAGGGTAAAAAGCCCTTTGTTGTTCCTATTGTACAGATGGAAGATGAAGATGCTTAAGGCTATGTAGTCATTCTCTGGGTGGCATGGCCTTTGTATGAGGGTCCAAAGTCAATGCTTTACCTAGTGAGCCATGGGAGAAATCAATGTGAATTTTAAGGGAAAGAGCAAGCCGTTTCTTCTCATATGCTTTATATAGCACCAATAATCTATTAAGATTCTGATTTAAGTCACACACCTGCTGGTCTAAAAGCCTTATCAATGAGAAAATATACCAGTAAGGGGAGCTTACCAGGTTTtacaacaattattttttttttaaagaaaaacccaaaacaaaatgaaagaatgggaTAGCTGCTTCCCTTGCCCTCCAGTCTGTTGCTTTCCTTATAAAAGGACAGTGAGAAATCTGAgatttaccggtattttattttaaacagataCATGGTTTCTTTCAGTTAGATCATTACTTATGCAGGAAAAAGGAAGGAGTTGTCACTTTTTCAAGCACTGATAACTTGCTTAAGCAATTAAAATTGGGTTTTATTAATCTTGTTTTCCCAGTTTAATAATTTTGGCTTCTCATGTGCATTGAAAGAGAATCCTGACAAAGTGCAAGGGAATTGTCTAGGGCAAGAATGACCCACAAGCAGCTTGAAGGCAGCAGCTGACCTATGAGATTATTTGTCCAGCTTTCAGGACTACATGCAAGGAAGCAGCATCCACGATCCCACTACTTGGCTCTGCTTTCATGCtgttttccttctcccctcccctgttagtttccttttgtgctctctctctcacctccctGCTTTATATAAATTGGATTTATAAAGTGCATATGTGATACTCATACTCTGAGCCCCTTAGTCAAAAAAGCATCCCACAAATTAGAATGAAGCTGGTCATCACTGTTCTATTTCTCTTTCCAGCCCCTCCCATTCAGTGGGTTCTGTAATGCTATGCTCTGAAGACACTTGTGCACCTCTTTCAGAGGTGCATGCAAACAGAAAGGGGGcaagagcaggttttccacagaAATTGTTTACCTTTGGCAAAGAAGTCATCTACATGAcccatcttatttttttaaagagcagtgAACGGAGTCAACACAAGAACGTGGAAAGAAAGTCACCCGAGACACGTATTTCTTTTATTACGCTTCCTACACTAATCATATCCAAAAGAGCATGTTCCATTGTCAGCTCAGAGAATGGTCTGCTGGCACACGCAGTGATGCATTTCTGATGAATCTCTATCCTTGGAAGCTGTCCAGGTGAGAGCCTGTTGGGAATTATATATAAGCTGCTCTGAGCCCTTTGTAGGCAAGGTGAgacttaataaaacaaaataagtgCCTTTAAAATCAGGAATTATTCTAATCAATATATGTGTATTGATTATGAATGATATCATAGTGGAAGGATgcttcattttaatttattatataaaaggaagatgggaagaaatgtgtTTATTCAGAGAAGTTACATCCTGCTAAGACCCTGAGAggctctcaaagcagcttgcaaaggACTTGCACAATACAATCACACTCAAGTGTAGCATCAGAAACATAAATAGACATAGCAGGATAACAGCTATTTTTGTATTTCCAGACATGGGGAATTGAccattctgtttttaaatttCCGATAGACTGGTATAACCTGAAACTTGTACAACACCCAATAGAGCCTTGTTTGAATGTATGCTACGTCCTCTCATACTCCCACATGCAGACAGATGGCTTCCCCACCATGCTTTGTTTACTGTTGAACTAGATAAAACagcacatacatgcatacatacataattttctttgtatgttgcctttccatagttcaaaccatgctcaaggcagctttcaacatgaaaaataaacataatGACAACATAAAAGCTGGAGAACCAAAAGGCTTGCACACCATTTTGTGACCTTTTGATAGGCCATTGGAATTTATTTTATAGGCaaacagcttttctttttcttttttggctttttGTATAAGTAGCGTGGTGTCACATGGTGCCATGATTATCCAAGCAACGTTACCTGCCCTCCTTGGGCTTCGCTGGTGTTTCCCTTTGATCACCAAACCTCTGAGGCATGGGAATAGGTCAAGTAGCTAGAACTCACTCAGCCCATGATGGCGGGAAGTCTTGTCCTGCTGGAAGTTGCCAGGCAACTGGTTTTCCTGAGGACCTTGAGCAAAGAAAATTGAGGTGAGCAGCTGGAACTCCCTCATCTTAAGAGGGAGGCAAGTCTCCCCTTGCTGGCAAAAAATAAGTCAAAAACAGTAAATTCCGTTTGGGTTTCTGGTAGTACAGTTCTACTGGTTTGCAGAAAGCCACTTTTTAATTGTAGATATTGATATTCAACAGTTTCTCTTGTTCCCTTGCCTCACGAAtctatttttaattgtttattgtaGTAATCTGAGTACTGTATTGTCTCCATTGCAGCAAGCTTACTTCATGATGCCTCACTTTGAGATGAAAAGCACTTTAGTGAAAACTATCCATATAGCATAAGACTTGGTAGAATTAAAGCATTTGAAGTTTTTCACTTAGTGACTACTGACATTTTCTGGGAGGCTTGGGTATTATTTATAGTAATATTAACAGTGAGAGGCACTGAAGGTAGGCCAGTATTTGTGGCACTATAACGTTGCTATTGCTATTTCAATATTGTATTAAGGCCCAATGGCTCATATTTAGATCGCAGCCAATATTGCTAGGCTGATACAGATGTAAAGGAAGAAACAATGTCTCTGAAAGCATGATATAAAAAAGGCAGTAATAAAAGTAGGCAACACTAACAGCAACCCTGTGCAATTTTACTCTGAAGTTAATTACCATTTAGTTCAACAGGGTTTGTTTCCAGGTAAGTGGCATAGCATTTCCACCCAAGTATGTCATCAGGTGGTGAGaagaaaatgtattattttgtttctttatattTCTAGCCCGCCCTTAATCATAAATGATCTATGGTTAgggcacaataaaacatttaaaaaccttaaTAATACCATAAAGAAAGAGCAGTTAACAAATCAATACCGAGAGCTACCACAGAAATAACTATATCTTAACACAGTCTGGATAGTAATACTTAACAAATGCCTGACCAAATAAGTGTATCTTCACGTTGCTGGGAACAAAACCAAATAAGAGATGGCATATT
Above is a window of Lacerta agilis isolate rLacAgi1 chromosome 3, rLacAgi1.pri, whole genome shotgun sequence DNA encoding:
- the GTF2H5 gene encoding general transcription factor IIH subunit 5; translation: MVNVLKGILIECDPAMKQFLLYLDESNALGKKFIIQDLDETHVFVLAEMVYFLQEKVGELMDQNSFPITQK